One window from the genome of Eucalyptus grandis isolate ANBG69807.140 chromosome 7, ASM1654582v1, whole genome shotgun sequence encodes:
- the LOC104431708 gene encoding L-type lectin-domain containing receptor kinase IX.1-like — MVEFDTCVNLKFDPPERHIGVNINSISSTVHSFWDPESRRGNATDVAVTYNSTSKNLSVFWSFAGAVSLDKKSCSLSYHIDLAQVLPESVAIGISASCGSVEARHIINSWGFTSDLDVVRPPSTSSSVKWAHYSIYRSFTFIATPLASLMLIISAWSCLFTIKMRKKYQLCALTDMEKEIRALPLKFSYQELVEATNSFSQDRRLGQGGSCHVYKGVVNSLDRQVAVKRIFTESEHSKKVFINEVKILSRTIHRNLVQFIGWCQEEGKFLLVYEYMPNGSLDNHLFGTRKVLPWDVRYKIVLGLALALNYLHEELEQCVLHRDIKAANILLDMDFNTKLGDFGVSKLVDPRFKTQTTDVVGTYGYLAPEYLNGRKATRESDIFSFGVVVLEIACGKRTYQDEEFHVPLYKWVWQLHLTGNMLEAADERLGSSFDRKEMECLMTVGMWCVHPDPKSRPKVGQIIRFLQLEVPVPELPVAVYEAPFYVNHHH, encoded by the coding sequence ATGGTTGAGTTTGATACTTGTgtgaacttaaaatttgaccCTCCAGAGCGGCACATAGGGGTCAACATAAACTCCATCTCTTCAACTGTTCATTCCTTTTGGGATCCCGAATCACGCAGAGGAAATGCAACTGATGTCGCGGTGACCTATAATTCTACTAGCAAGAATCTTAGCGTGTTCTGGTCGTTTGCTGGCGCGGTTTCTTTGGACAAGAAAAGCTGCTCGCTTTCTTACCATATCGACCTTGCTCAAGTTCTTCCTGAATCGGTCGCAATTGGCATTTCAGCTTCTTGTGGCAGCGTTGAGGCGAGACACATCATCAATTCATGGGGGTTTACTTCGGACTTGGATGTTGTACGCCCCCCGTCGACCAGTTCATCAGTAAAGTGGGCACACTACAGCATCTATAGGTCGTTCACATTTATTGCTACTCCTTTAGCAAGTCTAATGCTGATTATTTCGGCGTGGTCTTGCCTATTTACGatcaaaatgaggaaaaaatacCAGCTTTGTGCTCTGACCGACATGGAGAAAGAGATAAGAGCACTGCCGCTCAAATTCTCATATCAAGAGTTGGTTGAAGCGACAAATAGCTTCTCACAGGATCGAAGACTCGGCCAAGGAGGGTCTTGCCATGTTTATAAAGGAGTTGTGAACAGTTTAGATCGCCAAGTTGCTGTCAAGAGAATCTTCACGGAATCCGAACATTCCAAGAAAGTCTTCATCAATGAAGTGAAGATCTTAAGCCGCACGATACATCGAAATCTGGTGCAATTTATTGGATGGTGTCAAGAGGAAGGTAAATTTTTGCTcgtttatgaatacatgcctaATGGTAGCCTTGATAATCATCTCTTTGGAACTAGAAAAGTTCTTCCTTGGGATGTAAGGTACAAGATAGTTCTAGGCCTGGCATTGGCCCTTAATTATCTTCATGAAGAACTAGAGCAGTGCGTTCTTCACAGAGATATAAAGGCAGCCAACATATTGCTAGACATGGATTTCAACACTAAGCTCGGTGACTTCGGAGTATCTAAACTGGTCGACCCTCGTTTCAAGACTCAAACAACTGATGTGGTGGGGACATACGGTTATCTAGCACCAGAATATCTCAATGGACGGAAGGCTACTAGAGAATCTGACATTTTCAGTTTCGGGGTCGTGGTTTTAGAGATTGCTTGTGGTAAGAGGACCTATCAGGATGAAGAATTTCATGTCCCATTGTATAAGTGGGTTTGGCAGCTTCACCTTACTGGAAATATGCTTGAAGCAGCGGACGAGAGGCTGGGTTCAAGCTTCGATAGGAAGGAAATGGAATGCTTGATGACGGTGGGAATGTGGTGTGTGCATCCAGATCCCAAGAGTAGGCCAAAAGTAGGACAAATTATCAGGTTTCTTCAGCTAGAAGTCCCTGTGCCCGAGCTTCCAGTCGCCGTATACGAGGCCCCGTTTTATGTCAACCATCACCACTAG